The Paraburkholderia sp. PREW-6R genomic interval GCGTGCCGGTTGGGCGACGAATCGCAACAGCCGACGTATCCGCACGAAAGGCAAAGCCTCAGATGCACCCATGGCTGGCCAAGCTTCACGCAGTCCTCGCAATAGTCGATGGGCGTGTGAAGGATGCGGGCCTCGCCCAGGTGCGTGCA includes:
- a CDS encoding UBP-type zinc finger domain-containing protein, whose translation is MSPECTHLGEARILHTPIDYCEDCVKLGQPWVHLRLCLSCGYVGCCDSSPNRHASRHFHATGHPLVRSIEPGETWIWCYRDEIIVGELES